A single genomic interval of Chloracidobacterium validum harbors:
- a CDS encoding trypsin-like serine peptidase, with protein sequence MLSCFSSQRLTLVLVGLALATTSFFVRPVPGVVILDSAWRKHGGNADNKPAGFAKHIALANQPQFRATIQLVGESAGASGTWIGNDAKHGYVLTAGHNFTKGGNATEYAYVATDGTTYKGVELIVHPAWNGDNNTRTGYDFAIVVLDRPVRGVGQPALLYAGSDEMDRLCTIVGYGMRGTGSSGEQADYYDDDNPKAAAQNLIENVTEAVKPLPSDEDGGNYLGIDFDKEDGSAKNTYGDPTPVNEYEGALGSGDSGGSCWMEYDRQWCVIGVNANGDTSTYGAVSYFARVSGEVAWIKSVFPGAKFIGN encoded by the coding sequence ATGCTGTCTTGTTTCTCAAGTCAACGGTTGACGCTCGTCCTGGTCGGTTTGGCGCTTGCCACAACGAGTTTCTTCGTCCGGCCGGTGCCGGGCGTTGTTATTTTGGATAGTGCCTGGCGTAAACACGGGGGCAACGCCGACAACAAGCCGGCCGGCTTCGCCAAGCATATTGCGCTCGCTAATCAACCGCAGTTTCGCGCAACCATCCAACTGGTTGGTGAAAGTGCTGGCGCGTCTGGAACCTGGATTGGTAACGACGCCAAACATGGTTACGTCCTGACGGCGGGCCACAACTTCACCAAGGGTGGCAATGCCACTGAGTATGCGTACGTTGCTACGGATGGCACGACCTACAAGGGGGTTGAGCTTATCGTTCATCCGGCGTGGAATGGCGACAACAACACCCGCACGGGCTATGACTTTGCCATTGTCGTCTTAGATCGCCCAGTCAGAGGTGTTGGGCAACCGGCGCTGCTTTACGCTGGCTCAGATGAGATGGATCGGCTTTGTACCATTGTCGGTTATGGCATGCGCGGTACTGGTTCCTCAGGCGAACAGGCCGACTACTACGACGACGACAACCCCAAAGCTGCTGCGCAGAACCTGATTGAAAATGTAACTGAAGCGGTCAAACCGCTGCCCAGCGATGAAGACGGCGGCAACTACCTTGGGATAGACTTCGATAAAGAAGACGGAAGCGCCAAGAACACCTACGGCGACCCGACGCCGGTGAATGAGTATGAGGGCGCGTTGGGTTCAGGCGATAGCGGTGGTTCCTGCTGGATGGAGTACGATAGGCAGTGGTGCGTTATCGGCGTCAATGCCAATGGTGACACTTCGACATACGGCGCAGTGTCGTATTTTGCTCGTGTCTCCGGAGAGGTAGCGTGGATCAAGTCGGTCTTTCCGGGCGCAAAGTTTATTGGTAACTAA